In one Clostridia bacterium genomic region, the following are encoded:
- the rpe gene encoding ribulose-phosphate 3-epimerase translates to MIELAPSILSADFARLAEEVRPAVEGGATVLHVDVMDGHFVPNITIGPPVVKSLRKVTDVPIDVHLMIENPDQFIPAFVDAGADWISVHQEACVHLHRTLELIRTNGVRAGVVLNPATPVHVLGDVLELVDFVLVMSVNPGFGGQKFIRRSLEKIRKLVVMRNANGHDFRIEVDGGVGLDTVGDVVRAGAEILVAGNAVFGKGDVRKNVRELLKAASEATLQKA, encoded by the coding sequence TTGATCGAGCTTGCGCCGTCAATATTATCGGCCGATTTCGCCCGCCTGGCGGAAGAAGTTCGCCCCGCGGTCGAAGGTGGCGCGACGGTGCTGCACGTCGATGTGATGGATGGCCACTTTGTGCCGAACATTACGATCGGACCTCCGGTTGTGAAATCGCTCCGCAAGGTGACAGACGTCCCTATCGACGTTCACCTGATGATCGAGAATCCGGATCAGTTCATCCCGGCGTTCGTCGATGCAGGAGCGGACTGGATTTCGGTTCACCAGGAAGCGTGTGTTCACCTTCACCGCACGCTGGAACTGATCCGGACGAACGGCGTTCGTGCCGGCGTGGTGCTGAACCCGGCGACTCCTGTGCACGTGCTCGGCGATGTGCTTGAACTGGTGGACTTCGTTCTCGTGATGTCGGTGAACCCTGGCTTCGGAGGTCAGAAGTTCATTCGTCGCTCGCTGGAAAAGATTCGCAAGCTGGTTGTAATGCGCAACGCCAATGGACATGACTTCCGCATCGAGGTAGATGGCGGTGTCGGGCTGGACACCGTTGGAGATGTCGTAAGAGCCGGGGCAGAGATACTTGTGGCTGGCAATGCCGTATTCGGCAAGGGCGACGTGCGTAAGAACGTGCGCGAGTTATTGAAAGCCGCTTCCGAAGCTACGCTGCAAAAGGCATAG
- the bamD gene encoding outer membrane protein assembly factor BamD produces the protein MFRRVFLVALLAVLVLLGAACRNKNVKNPLAEVGSKQPDKVLFDRAMDAMQRKRYDVARLSLQTLINTYPDSEFIARAKLAVGDSWYAEGGSAGMAQAENEYKDFITFFPNMPEAAEAQLKVADIHYRQMEKADRDYTHAKRAEDEYRQVLLQYPDSKLADAARKRLLEVQEVLAEREFRIGRFYYMRGSWAAAVARLKSVSDTYPLYSHIDDALFMLGDSLEQQITLLRNAAIPERSKNLLIREYTDKVAEAYGRIITRYPVMGHVEEAKRRLAAIDRPIPKPTEEAIALNTKEQESRGELGRMGKVMLNFHRKPDISTAVKIGEPTLVDPKQTDAAAIVRSANDAIRADLTRPQGAGDGTGTVSVETVKGDKPPENQPVPRSDAPANTGIPELKPTPPATGSTSTTQSPTEVTPAPTQVNDAATDPSAAPSEAKAADSTSKSDAKAETKTESSSKPKKKKGLRKLIPF, from the coding sequence ATGTTTCGTCGCGTATTTCTGGTCGCTCTGCTTGCGGTGCTCGTGCTGCTTGGAGCTGCATGCAGAAACAAGAACGTCAAAAACCCGCTCGCTGAGGTCGGATCGAAGCAGCCGGACAAAGTGCTCTTCGACCGTGCCATGGACGCCATGCAGCGAAAAAGGTACGACGTGGCGCGCCTCAGCCTGCAGACGCTGATCAACACCTACCCCGATTCCGAGTTCATCGCGCGCGCCAAGCTGGCAGTCGGAGACTCGTGGTATGCCGAGGGCGGCTCAGCTGGCATGGCGCAGGCCGAGAACGAATACAAGGATTTCATCACCTTCTTCCCCAACATGCCGGAAGCTGCGGAAGCGCAGCTCAAGGTCGCCGACATCCACTATCGGCAGATGGAGAAGGCGGATCGCGACTACACGCACGCGAAGCGCGCAGAGGATGAGTACCGCCAGGTGCTATTGCAGTATCCCGACAGCAAACTGGCTGACGCCGCCCGTAAGAGACTGCTCGAAGTGCAGGAAGTACTCGCCGAACGCGAGTTTCGCATCGGCCGGTTCTACTACATGAGGGGTTCATGGGCTGCTGCCGTTGCGCGGCTCAAGTCGGTATCCGACACGTATCCGCTTTACAGTCACATTGACGATGCCCTCTTTATGCTGGGCGACTCCCTCGAACAGCAGATCACCTTGTTGCGCAACGCTGCTATTCCGGAACGATCGAAGAATCTGCTCATCCGTGAATATACGGATAAGGTTGCCGAGGCGTACGGCCGCATCATCACTCGTTACCCGGTTATGGGTCACGTAGAGGAGGCAAAGCGCAGGCTGGCGGCAATCGATCGCCCCATACCGAAGCCAACCGAGGAAGCCATCGCTCTCAACACAAAGGAGCAGGAAAGCCGCGGAGAGCTTGGAAGAATGGGCAAGGTGATGCTCAACTTCCATCGCAAACCGGACATCTCGACGGCAGTGAAGATCGGAGAGCCGACGCTGGTCGATCCTAAACAAACGGATGCGGCGGCCATCGTTCGCAGCGCAAACGACGCGATTCGGGCCGACCTGACCCGCCCACAGGGCGCAGGTGACGGAACCGGAACGGTGTCGGTGGAAACGGTGAAGGGTGACAAGCCGCCTGAAAATCAACCGGTGCCACGTTCGGATGCTCCGGCCAACACAGGCATTCCGGAACTGAAGCCCACGCCGCCGGCCACCGGCAGTACCAGCACGACGCAATCTCCGACTGAAGTTACGCCCGCTCCAACCCAGGTGAATGACGCCGCTACCGACCCAAGCGCTGCGCCGTCAGAGGCGAAGGCTGCGGATTCCACTTCGAAGTCGGACGCAAAGGCGGAAACCAAGACGGAAAGCTCTTCGAAACCCAAGAAGAAGAAGGGCCTCCGGAAACTCATTCCGTTCTAA